A portion of the Syntrophaceae bacterium genome contains these proteins:
- a CDS encoding nucleotidyltransferase domain-containing protein, with amino-acid sequence MTKAPKTPQEVFPEIVGDLKGIYGNGLLSVILYGSGARGDYIAGKSDINFLVVLAKDAPDGLEKLLPLIPKWRKKAVATPVIMTKDFIGSSLDAYPVEFLNMKRHYEVAFGEDVLAQLAFDEKALRLQCERELKGKVMLLRTRFLETADKAQELRALLAASITAFLSVFVALLALKGREAPRGRREIVAAVAESFGIETAPFLRCIDLREGEKGLTLPELRGIFRSYTEQIEKLIGAVDAPGP; translated from the coding sequence ATGACCAAGGCACCGAAGACACCGCAGGAGGTATTCCCGGAGATCGTCGGGGATCTCAAGGGCATCTACGGAAACGGGCTGCTTTCCGTCATCCTCTACGGGAGCGGCGCACGGGGGGACTACATCGCCGGGAAATCGGACATCAATTTCCTCGTCGTCCTCGCGAAGGACGCGCCGGACGGCCTGGAGAAGCTTCTGCCCCTCATCCCGAAATGGAGGAAGAAGGCGGTCGCAACACCGGTGATCATGACAAAGGATTTCATCGGTTCCTCCCTCGATGCCTACCCGGTGGAGTTCCTGAACATGAAGCGGCACTACGAGGTCGCCTTCGGCGAGGACGTGCTCGCACAGCTCGCCTTCGATGAAAAGGCGCTGCGCCTCCAGTGCGAGCGGGAGCTGAAGGGGAAAGTGATGCTGCTGCGCACCCGCTTCCTGGAGACGGCGGACAAGGCGCAGGAGCTCCGGGCACTGCTGGCGGCATCGATCACGGCCTTCCTGTCCGTTTTCGTCGCCCTCCTCGCCCTGAAGGGCCGGGAGGCGCCCCGGGGAAGGCGGGAGATCGTGGCGGCGGTGGCCGAATCGTTCGGGATCGAGACAGCGCCCTTCCTGCGCTGCATCGACCTCCGCGAGGGCGAAAAGGGGTTGACCCTGCCGGAGCTCAGGGGCATCTTCCGGTCCTACACGGAACAGATCGAGAAGCTGATCGGGGCCGTCGACGCACCTGGGCCTTGA
- a CDS encoding TPM domain-containing protein produces the protein MTKRFLTALLLVLVSALSAGPSAAAEPVFPRPIGAVNDFANVIPAAERESMENLAREVLQKTGTAVVVATVSSVGDMSPDEYATRLYESWGIGKKGEDKGVLILLALKERRVRIETGYGVEGILPDGVAGEILRLHVIPHLSRGDYGKGLSNAMAAVSDVIARQAGVTLTGRPPMQPARPTGGTPVSPFTMILFFIVVLLLLFTETGRYILAMLLFNWSGGGRRYGGGRYGGSWGGGSSGGFGGFGGGFGGFGGGMSGGGGAGGDF, from the coding sequence ATGACGAAACGCTTCCTCACCGCTCTTCTGCTGGTACTGGTGTCCGCCCTCTCTGCGGGACCGTCCGCCGCCGCGGAACCGGTCTTTCCCCGCCCCATCGGCGCCGTGAACGACTTCGCCAACGTGATCCCCGCGGCAGAGCGCGAATCCATGGAGAACCTCGCCCGGGAGGTTCTGCAGAAGACCGGGACGGCCGTCGTCGTGGCCACGGTGAGCAGCGTGGGTGACATGTCGCCCGACGAGTACGCGACCCGCCTCTACGAGTCCTGGGGCATCGGGAAAAAGGGCGAGGACAAGGGCGTGCTCATCCTGCTCGCCCTCAAGGAGCGGCGGGTGCGGATCGAGACGGGCTACGGCGTCGAGGGCATCCTGCCGGACGGGGTCGCGGGCGAGATCCTGCGCCTGCACGTCATCCCGCACCTGTCGCGGGGCGATTACGGCAAGGGGCTGTCCAACGCCATGGCGGCCGTTTCGGACGTGATCGCCCGCCAGGCCGGCGTGACGCTCACGGGCAGGCCCCCGATGCAGCCCGCCAGGCCGACGGGGGGGACGCCGGTGAGCCCCTTCACCATGATTCTGTTTTTCATCGTGGTCCTCCTGCTGCTCTTCACGGAGACGGGACGGTACATCCTCGCCATGCTCCTCTTCAACTGGTCCGGCGGCGGCCGGCGCTATGGGGGGGGCCGCTACGGAGGCAGCTGGGGGGGAGGCTCCTCCGGCGGCTTCGGGGGGTTCGGCGGGGGGTTCGGCGGGTTCGGGGGCGGGATGAGCGGCGGAGGCGGGGCAGGGGGAGACTTCTAG
- a CDS encoding PAS domain S-box protein — protein MAVPSRKTKQQLIEEIEALRKQLDSREPPPRIEPVESRQLYEILAQSSHAGIYVILDGRFDFLNEKAALLAGYSADEMIGMRSIDIVHPEDREAILEQAVAMLKGYRSAPYEYRIITKDGQIRWIMETVTPIEYRGRRAVLGNSMDITAQKERSRRLQELEALEASILDAIPHAVLGLAKRHIIFANDAVDAVFGWRPEELIGKTTRILYRSDEEYNDIGKFLYSTLRRQRTCSAEIPCRRMDGREIVVRLHASRIGETLREGRIIAVYEDITQRRRSEKALRESERFNKEIISSANEGIIVYDREFRFIVWNRFMEELTGLRADEVLGVSAFDVFPHLREQGVDLLLDRALEGATITAPDLTYYVPQSGKTGWIAGTYAPYRNSRGEIVGVIAMVHDITERKLAEEALRKSEENFRAIFETAPDCIFIKDRALKYVLVNPSMEALFGKPASEIVGLSDGELFGEETEQRTREMDYRVLDGEMVEVEYSDTINGVPVTLHVVKVPMFDDAGVISGICGIARDITQTRQLEAQLLQAQKMEAIGTLAGGIAHDFNNLLMGIQGHVSLMLMDVTPDHPHAVHLTGIEDMIRSGATLTRQLLGFARGGKYEVKPTDLNDLLRKSSEMFGRTKKEIKITRREQEGLWVVDADRGQIEQVLLNMYVNAWQAMPGGGELTLATQNMILDEQYVKPHKAKPGRYVKVSITDTGIGMDEATRQRVFEPFFTTKGRGRGTGLGLASAYGIIRNHGGFITLYSERGHGTTFNLYLPVSSSGAVADASLDRQVIRGTETILIVDDEDIVLDVGIEVLKTLGYRVLAARGGPEAIEIYRQKAGEIDMVILDMIMPEMGGGRVFDAMKAINPSVKVLLASGYSLNGQAAQILSRGCGGFIQKPFSIIDLSKKIREILDKPEETRAVA, from the coding sequence ATGGCCGTCCCCAGCAGGAAAACGAAACAGCAGCTCATCGAAGAGATCGAGGCCCTCCGGAAACAGCTGGACTCCCGCGAACCGCCTCCCCGGATCGAACCGGTCGAATCCCGCCAGCTCTACGAAATCCTGGCGCAGAGCTCCCATGCCGGCATCTACGTCATCCTCGACGGGCGCTTCGACTTTCTCAACGAAAAGGCCGCACTGCTTGCGGGGTACAGCGCCGACGAGATGATCGGCATGCGAAGCATCGACATCGTCCACCCCGAGGACCGGGAGGCGATCCTCGAGCAGGCCGTCGCGATGCTCAAGGGCTACCGGTCGGCCCCCTACGAGTACCGCATCATCACGAAGGACGGGCAGATCCGCTGGATCATGGAGACCGTCACGCCCATCGAGTACAGGGGGAGGCGGGCCGTCCTGGGCAACTCCATGGACATCACGGCCCAGAAGGAGCGCAGCCGGAGGCTCCAGGAGCTCGAGGCCCTGGAGGCCTCGATCCTCGACGCCATCCCGCACGCGGTGCTGGGTCTTGCAAAGCGCCACATCATCTTTGCCAACGACGCCGTCGACGCCGTCTTCGGGTGGCGCCCCGAGGAGCTCATCGGCAAGACGACCCGCATCCTCTACCGCAGCGACGAGGAGTACAACGACATCGGCAAGTTCCTCTACTCCACGCTGCGCCGGCAGCGCACCTGCAGCGCCGAGATCCCCTGCCGCCGCATGGACGGCCGCGAGATCGTCGTGCGGCTCCACGCCTCCCGGATCGGCGAGACCCTCCGCGAGGGGCGGATCATCGCCGTCTACGAGGACATCACCCAGCGGCGGCGCAGCGAGAAGGCCCTGCGGGAGTCCGAGCGGTTCAACAAGGAAATCATCTCCAGCGCCAACGAGGGGATCATCGTCTACGACCGGGAGTTCCGCTTCATCGTCTGGAACCGCTTCATGGAGGAGCTGACGGGGCTCCGCGCCGATGAGGTCCTGGGTGTGAGCGCCTTCGACGTGTTCCCCCACCTGAGGGAGCAGGGCGTGGACCTGCTGCTGGACCGGGCCCTCGAGGGGGCCACGATCACGGCGCCGGACCTCACCTACTACGTGCCCCAGAGCGGCAAGACGGGCTGGATTGCGGGCACCTACGCCCCGTACCGCAACTCCCGCGGCGAGATCGTCGGGGTCATCGCCATGGTCCACGACATCACGGAGCGCAAGCTCGCCGAGGAGGCCCTGCGCAAGAGCGAGGAGAACTTCCGCGCCATCTTCGAGACGGCACCGGACTGCATCTTCATCAAGGACCGCGCCCTGAAGTACGTGCTGGTCAACCCGAGCATGGAGGCGCTCTTCGGGAAGCCCGCCTCCGAGATCGTGGGGCTCTCCGACGGGGAGCTGTTCGGCGAAGAGACCGAGCAGCGGACCCGCGAGATGGACTACCGCGTGCTCGACGGCGAGATGGTGGAGGTCGAGTACAGCGACACGATCAACGGCGTGCCCGTGACGCTGCACGTCGTGAAGGTCCCCATGTTCGACGACGCCGGCGTGATCAGCGGCATCTGCGGCATCGCCCGCGACATCACGCAGACCCGCCAGCTCGAGGCGCAGCTGCTGCAGGCGCAGAAGATGGAGGCCATCGGCACGCTGGCCGGCGGGATCGCGCACGATTTCAACAACCTCCTGATGGGCATCCAGGGTCACGTGTCGCTCATGCTCATGGACGTCACCCCCGATCACCCCCACGCCGTCCACCTCACGGGCATCGAGGACATGATCCGCAGCGGCGCGACGCTGACGCGGCAGCTCCTGGGGTTTGCCCGCGGCGGCAAGTACGAGGTCAAGCCCACGGATCTCAACGACCTGCTCCGCAAGTCCTCGGAGATGTTCGGCCGGACCAAGAAGGAGATCAAGATCACCCGCCGCGAGCAGGAGGGTCTCTGGGTCGTCGATGCGGACCGGGGGCAGATCGAGCAGGTGCTCCTCAACATGTACGTCAACGCTTGGCAGGCCATGCCCGGCGGAGGCGAGCTGACCCTCGCGACGCAGAACATGATTCTCGACGAGCAGTATGTGAAGCCACACAAGGCCAAGCCCGGCCGCTACGTGAAGGTCTCCATCACCGACACCGGGATCGGCATGGACGAGGCGACCCGTCAGCGCGTCTTCGAGCCCTTCTTCACGACGAAGGGCAGGGGCCGCGGGACGGGCCTCGGCCTCGCGTCGGCCTACGGGATCATCCGCAACCACGGCGGCTTCATCACCCTGTACAGCGAGCGGGGGCACGGCACGACATTCAACCTCTACCTGCCCGTCTCCTCGAGCGGGGCCGTCGCGGATGCTTCGCTCGACCGCCAGGTCATCAGGGGGACCGAGACGATCCTCATCGTCGACGACGAGGACATCGTCCTCGATGTGGGTATCGAGGTGCTCAAGACGCTGGGTTACCGGGTGCTGGCGGCCCGCGGCGGGCCCGAGGCGATCGAGATCTACCGGCAGAAGGCCGGCGAGATCGACATGGTGATCCTCGACATGATCATGCCCGAGATGGGCGGCGGGAGGGTGTTCGACGCGATGAAGGCCATCAACCCCTCGGTGAAGGTCCTCCTGGCGAGCGGCTACAGTCTCAACGGGCAGGCCGCACAGATCCTCTCGCGCGGCTGCGGCGGCTTCATCCAGAAGCCCTTCAGCATCATCGACCTCTCCAAGAAGATCCGCGAGATCCTCGACAAACCGGAAGAGACGCGCGCCGTGGCGTGA
- a CDS encoding s-methyl-5-thioribose-1-phosphate isomerase has translation MKKPLLMDLEENVFLEGNALVVIDRRRLPQEIVRLRCPDHEAVARAIEEMAVQGAGDIAITAGYGLFLAARAAERGDPSRRDAMLQKAAERLIATRPTGYHLAALVNKLMRRVGEAGPAAPASEVILASLKRSLEAQRRISEDTGRQAETLLAPGDRILTHCFPGPALLYMLCFAREKGKDVRVLCTETRPYLQGARLTAWSVSELGIDTTLITDNMAAYCMSRGMVSKVFAAADRVAMDGVVANKVGTLQLAICADHFRIPFYILAYGGPDAKTPRGADIPIEERDPREVLEFRGSPISGPAVKGYYPAFDLTPPELVTGIVTARGVELRRR, from the coding sequence ATGAAAAAGCCGCTGCTCATGGACCTGGAGGAAAACGTCTTCCTTGAGGGCAATGCGCTCGTCGTCATCGACCGGCGGAGGCTCCCGCAGGAGATCGTCCGCCTGCGATGCCCCGACCACGAGGCCGTGGCGCGGGCCATCGAGGAGATGGCCGTCCAGGGGGCGGGGGACATCGCCATCACGGCGGGTTACGGCCTTTTCCTCGCGGCGCGGGCGGCCGAGCGGGGCGACCCGTCCCGCAGGGACGCGATGCTGCAAAAAGCGGCCGAGCGCCTCATCGCCACCCGGCCCACGGGCTACCACCTGGCGGCCCTCGTGAACAAGCTCATGCGCCGCGTTGGCGAGGCCGGGCCGGCGGCGCCGGCCTCCGAGGTCATCCTCGCGTCCCTGAAGAGGTCCCTGGAGGCGCAGCGCCGGATTTCCGAGGACACGGGGCGCCAAGCCGAGACGCTCCTGGCCCCGGGCGACCGCATCCTGACGCACTGCTTCCCGGGCCCGGCCCTGCTGTACATGCTGTGCTTCGCCCGCGAGAAGGGCAAGGACGTGCGGGTGCTCTGCACGGAGACGAGGCCCTACCTGCAGGGGGCGCGCCTCACGGCCTGGTCGGTGAGCGAGCTGGGCATCGACACGACGCTCATCACCGACAACATGGCCGCCTACTGCATGTCCAGGGGGATGGTGAGCAAGGTCTTCGCGGCGGCCGACCGGGTGGCCATGGACGGGGTCGTGGCCAACAAGGTGGGGACGCTGCAGCTGGCGATCTGTGCCGATCACTTCCGGATCCCCTTCTACATCCTCGCCTACGGGGGACCGGACGCGAAGACGCCGCGCGGCGCGGACATCCCCATCGAGGAGAGGGACCCGCGTGAGGTCCTCGAGTTCCGGGGCTCGCCGATCAGCGGCCCAGCCGTGAAGGGCTACTACCCGGCCTTCGACCTCACGCCGCCCGAACTGGTGACGGGAATTGTGACGGCACGGGGGGTGGAGCTGCGAAGGCGCTGA
- a CDS encoding cytosolic protein, producing the protein MSYLQNVKRPEDLSQEDLARFVVDAFHRVIVHYTMWFMETEHQLGLAKSLDILKEARKNSYNIQMDRLSKTLGFAMKDGVPKVLADMPKDQLINLLNNVGINWLANDGVWFTCVEAARDMFDAKRCNDSTWTRFSPFEAWSIKQFLGMPEQPGIEGLKVALQFRMYARINVQSILDDGPNAIIFQMNDCRVQSARKRKKLDDYPCKSAGLVEYTTFAETIDSRIKTECIGCPPDKHPEEWFCAWRFSIPEKK; encoded by the coding sequence ATGTCGTATCTGCAGAACGTCAAGAGGCCCGAGGATCTCAGCCAGGAGGACCTGGCCCGCTTCGTCGTCGACGCCTTCCACCGTGTGATCGTCCACTACACCATGTGGTTCATGGAAACAGAGCACCAGCTGGGTCTGGCGAAGTCCCTGGACATCTTGAAGGAGGCCCGCAAGAACAGCTACAATATTCAAATGGACCGCCTGTCCAAGACGCTGGGCTTTGCGATGAAGGACGGTGTGCCGAAGGTGCTTGCCGACATGCCGAAGGACCAGCTGATCAACCTCCTGAACAACGTGGGGATCAACTGGCTGGCCAACGACGGCGTCTGGTTCACCTGCGTCGAGGCGGCCCGCGACATGTTCGACGCCAAGCGCTGCAACGACTCCACCTGGACGCGCTTCTCCCCCTTCGAGGCATGGTCCATCAAGCAGTTCCTCGGCATGCCCGAGCAGCCGGGCATCGAGGGCCTGAAGGTGGCTCTGCAGTTCCGGATGTACGCCCGGATCAACGTCCAGTCCATCCTCGACGACGGCCCCAACGCCATCATCTTCCAGATGAACGACTGCCGCGTCCAGTCCGCGAGGAAGCGAAAGAAGCTCGACGATTACCCCTGCAAGTCGGCGGGTCTCGTGGAGTACACCACCTTTGCCGAGACGATCGACAGCCGCATCAAGACGGAGTGCATCGGCTGCCCGCCCGACAAGCACCCCGAGGAGTGGTTCTGCGCCTGGCGGTTCAGCATCCCCGAGAAGAAGTAG
- a CDS encoding C_GCAxxG_C_C family protein has product MTKEEKIEAIRQRARKNFSLGYNCTECVTEAVLALVDTGLPPEVKKVATGFGGGVGLYGDTCGAITGAVIAVGCVHGRSTLPEDPDPKQAAKKSAQQLYGKPGLYRLFNQIPNKFFEKYGCTACRDLTTKWQNNWLCKEHALYCREIITDAAGIAAELIMTDRDEAASRPFGKNVEHLEETPEACDLSGKGT; this is encoded by the coding sequence ATGACGAAAGAGGAGAAAATCGAGGCAATCCGTCAACGGGCACGAAAGAACTTTTCCCTCGGATACAACTGCACGGAGTGCGTCACCGAAGCGGTCCTGGCGCTGGTGGACACGGGGCTTCCGCCGGAGGTCAAGAAGGTCGCCACCGGGTTCGGGGGAGGCGTGGGCCTCTACGGGGACACCTGCGGGGCCATCACGGGCGCCGTCATCGCCGTGGGCTGCGTCCACGGCCGCTCGACGCTCCCCGAGGACCCCGACCCGAAGCAGGCGGCAAAGAAGTCGGCCCAGCAGCTCTACGGCAAGCCTGGCCTGTACCGCCTCTTCAACCAGATCCCGAACAAGTTCTTCGAAAAGTACGGCTGCACGGCCTGCCGCGACCTCACGACGAAGTGGCAGAACAACTGGCTCTGCAAGGAACACGCACTGTACTGCAGGGAGATCATCACCGACGCGGCGGGCATCGCCGCGGAACTCATCATGACGGACCGTGACGAGGCGGCATCGAGGCCTTTCGGAAAGAACGTCGAGCACCTCGAGGAGACGCCGGAGGCCTGTGATCTCTCGGGAAAAGGGACCTGA
- a CDS encoding transcriptional repressor codes for MENLKRGHQWCHGKVRGCGFRMTLGREAVLDVLSRTDAHLSAEDIYLQVHKIYPSIGLTSVYRTLDMLVNIGLVYKFDFGDGRARFELAEGPKGKDHHHHLVCTGCGNVINYRDFIDEEIALLKKTEEGLSKKYDFAITNHLIQFYGLCSACRKG; via the coding sequence ATGGAGAATCTTAAGAGGGGGCACCAATGGTGCCACGGAAAAGTCAGGGGTTGCGGGTTCAGAATGACCCTGGGGCGTGAAGCCGTACTTGATGTTTTGTCCCGCACGGACGCGCATTTGAGCGCGGAGGACATATACCTTCAGGTTCACAAGATTTACCCGTCCATCGGCCTGACATCCGTGTACCGGACCCTGGACATGCTCGTCAACATCGGTCTCGTCTACAAGTTCGATTTCGGCGACGGCAGGGCCCGGTTTGAACTGGCCGAGGGGCCGAAAGGCAAGGACCACCACCACCATCTCGTCTGCACGGGGTGCGGCAACGTGATCAATTACCGGGACTTCATCGACGAAGAGATCGCTCTTTTGAAGAAAACGGAGGAGGGCCTGTCGAAGAAATACGACTTCGCGATCACCAATCACCTCATCCAGTTCTACGGCCTGTGCTCGGCATGCAGGAAGGGGTAG
- a CDS encoding DUF5320 domain-containing protein, with the protein MPGFDGTGPRGMGPMTGGGRGFCAAPGYATGYGRPFFGGRGFFGRGGGRGWRNQYYATGLPRWQRWAVWGAPVSAEDEKQALKSEADFLRSRLKALEDRLAALQGERE; encoded by the coding sequence ATGCCAGGATTTGACGGAACAGGTCCGAGGGGCATGGGCCCCATGACGGGCGGCGGCAGGGGGTTCTGCGCAGCTCCCGGTTATGCGACCGGTTACGGCAGGCCGTTCTTCGGCGGCCGGGGCTTCTTCGGCCGCGGCGGCGGAAGGGGCTGGAGGAACCAGTATTACGCCACGGGGCTTCCCCGGTGGCAGCGCTGGGCTGTCTGGGGCGCCCCGGTATCGGCGGAGGACGAAAAACAGGCGCTGAAAAGCGAAGCCGATTTTCTGCGGTCGAGGCTGAAGGCCCTTGAGGACCGCCTCGCCGCCCTGCAAGGCGAAAGAGAGTAG
- a CDS encoding P-loop NTPase, with protein MVIAVASGKGGTGKTTVAVSLARVLGDVHLLDCDVEEPNAHLFLKPELTEKIPARVMVPEIIEEKCTYCGKCAEVCAFNAIAVIPPRAGLKGGVLVFPNLCHSCGACYLLCPEGAIREVPREIGVVEAGWAGAIRFVHGRLHVGEAMSPPLIRQVKKHIDRTRTTLIDAPPGTSCPVINALDGSDYCLLVTEPTPFGLNDLILAVEVLRVMGIPHGLVINRCDIGDDGVESYAKANGIPVLMRIPFDRTIAELYSRGLSVVETDGEYAEKFRGLYEAIRNHYEADRGDQRQRRHG; from the coding sequence ATGGTGATCGCCGTAGCAAGCGGAAAGGGCGGGACGGGCAAGACGACCGTGGCGGTCAGCCTGGCCCGCGTGCTGGGGGACGTCCATCTCCTCGACTGCGACGTGGAGGAGCCGAACGCCCATCTTTTCCTGAAACCCGAGCTTACGGAGAAAATCCCGGCCCGGGTCATGGTGCCCGAGATCATCGAGGAGAAATGTACCTACTGCGGGAAATGCGCGGAGGTCTGCGCCTTCAACGCGATCGCCGTCATCCCCCCGAGGGCCGGTCTCAAGGGCGGTGTTCTCGTCTTTCCGAATCTGTGTCACAGTTGCGGTGCCTGTTACCTCCTCTGCCCGGAGGGTGCCATCCGTGAGGTTCCCCGGGAGATCGGCGTTGTCGAAGCAGGGTGGGCTGGGGCCATCCGCTTCGTCCACGGCCGCCTGCATGTCGGCGAAGCCATGTCTCCCCCGCTGATCCGGCAGGTCAAGAAGCATATCGATCGGACCCGGACGACCCTCATCGATGCGCCCCCGGGCACCTCATGCCCGGTAATCAATGCCCTGGACGGCAGCGATTACTGCCTGCTGGTTACGGAACCGACCCCGTTCGGCCTCAACGACCTCATCCTCGCCGTCGAGGTTCTCCGGGTCATGGGGATCCCGCACGGGCTCGTCATCAACCGGTGCGACATCGGCGACGACGGGGTGGAATCCTATGCCAAGGCCAACGGCATCCCGGTGCTGATGCGCATCCCCTTTGACAGGACGATCGCGGAGCTCTACTCCCGGGGGCTCAGCGTCGTCGAAACGGACGGGGAGTACGCGGAAAAATTCCGCGGCCTCTACGAGGCGATCAGGAATCATTATGAAGCAGATCGTGGTGATCAGCGGCAAAGGCGGCACGGGTAA
- a CDS encoding P-loop NTPase, producing MKQIVVISGKGGTGKTILTASLASLAKNKVMVDCDVDAADLHLLLNPRVVETHEFRSGKTARIDPDICIGCGKCAEVCRFDAIRGADDRFAVDPLACEGCGLCARICPVEAVEMGENLCGHWYLSETAYGPFVHAKLGIAQENSGKLVALIREKAKELAQSSNMDYVIIDGPPGIGCPVLASLTGTDLAVIVTEPTLSGIHDARRVLELARHFRIPAGLVINKWDINPERSREIEALCADEGVRLLGRIPFSKRVAESLIRAVPYVETAEDEVAAAIRSAWEKIDSEPAGKDCRPS from the coding sequence ATGAAGCAGATCGTGGTGATCAGCGGCAAAGGCGGCACGGGTAAGACGATCCTCACGGCGTCGCTCGCCTCGCTGGCGAAGAACAAGGTCATGGTCGACTGCGACGTCGACGCGGCAGACCTGCATCTCCTGCTCAACCCGCGCGTCGTCGAGACGCACGAGTTCCGGAGCGGCAAGACCGCGCGGATCGACCCGGACATCTGCATCGGATGCGGCAAGTGCGCCGAGGTGTGCCGATTCGATGCGATCCGCGGGGCCGACGACCGCTTCGCCGTTGATCCCCTCGCCTGCGAGGGCTGCGGGCTCTGCGCCCGCATCTGCCCCGTCGAGGCCGTCGAAATGGGGGAAAACCTTTGCGGCCATTGGTACCTGTCGGAGACGGCCTATGGGCCCTTCGTCCACGCGAAGCTGGGCATCGCCCAGGAGAATTCGGGGAAACTCGTCGCCCTGATCCGGGAGAAGGCGAAAGAGCTTGCCCAATCGAGCAACATGGACTATGTGATCATCGACGGCCCCCCGGGGATCGGCTGCCCCGTGCTGGCCTCGCTCACCGGGACGGACCTCGCCGTCATCGTCACGGAGCCGACCCTGTCGGGCATCCACGATGCGCGCCGGGTGCTCGAGCTGGCCCGGCATTTCCGCATCCCCGCCGGCCTCGTGATCAACAAGTGGGACATCAACCCGGAGCGCAGCCGCGAAATCGAGGCCCTATGCGCCGACGAGGGGGTGCGCCTCCTGGGGCGGATTCCCTTCTCGAAACGGGTGGCCGAATCCCTGATCCGTGCGGTCCCCTACGTCGAGACGGCCGAGGATGAAGTCGCCGCGGCGATCCGCAGCGCATGGGAAAAGATCGATTCCGAACCGGCGGGCAAGGACTGCCGGCCGTCATAG
- a CDS encoding Mrp/NBP35 family ATP-binding protein, protein MKPIQIQEPKDEDKQLKDRMSRIKHKIIVMSGKGGVGKTSVAVNLSYTLARAGREVGILDIDLHGPNIAKMLGVEGQGLVGSDNGIEPVRVLPNLKAASIAFALPSADNPIVWRGPMKANAIRQFLEEVNWGELDFLIVDSPPGTGDEPLSACQLIPDVSGAVIVTTPQDVSILDARKSVFFARQLKIPVLGIIENMSGFVCPHCGKETLLFKQGGGERAAKDLGVPFLGRIPFEPELVEMADRGLPFVQSRKDSPSAAAFQGIVRHIVTSL, encoded by the coding sequence ATGAAACCGATCCAGATCCAAGAACCGAAGGACGAAGACAAGCAGCTCAAGGACCGGATGTCCCGGATCAAGCACAAGATCATCGTGATGAGCGGCAAGGGCGGCGTGGGGAAGACCTCGGTCGCCGTCAACCTCTCCTATACCCTGGCGAGGGCCGGCCGGGAGGTCGGGATTCTCGACATCGACCTCCACGGACCCAACATCGCCAAGATGCTGGGCGTCGAGGGACAGGGCCTCGTCGGGTCGGATAACGGGATCGAGCCCGTCCGGGTGCTCCCCAACCTGAAGGCGGCAAGCATCGCCTTCGCCCTGCCCAGTGCGGACAACCCGATCGTGTGGCGCGGCCCCATGAAGGCCAACGCCATACGGCAGTTTCTCGAGGAGGTGAATTGGGGCGAACTGGACTTCCTGATCGTCGACTCGCCGCCCGGCACGGGCGACGAGCCGCTGAGCGCCTGCCAGCTCATCCCGGATGTCAGCGGGGCCGTCATCGTCACGACGCCCCAGGACGTCTCGATCCTCGACGCGCGGAAAAGCGTGTTCTTCGCGCGCCAGCTCAAGATTCCTGTTCTCGGGATCATCGAGAACATGAGCGGCTTCGTCTGCCCGCACTGCGGGAAGGAAACGCTCCTGTTCAAGCAGGGGGGCGGCGAGAGGGCCGCGAAGGACCTCGGCGTGCCCTTCCTCGGGCGAATCCCCTTCGAACCGGAGCTGGTGGAGATGGCCGACCGGGGGCTCCCCTTCGTCCAATCACGGAAGGACTCGCCGTCGGCGGCCGCGTTCCAGGGGATCGTGCGGCACATCGTGACCTCCCTTTGA
- a CDS encoding zinc ribbon domain-containing protein, whose product MPIYEYQCGNCGGLSEFLVDSSGRDEPVACRMCGSGDMKRVLSPSVIGRSRGPSGGRPCCGRDERCDRPPCGGEGRCDR is encoded by the coding sequence ATGCCGATTTACGAGTATCAATGCGGAAACTGCGGCGGGCTGTCGGAATTCCTCGTGGACAGCAGCGGGCGGGACGAGCCCGTCGCCTGCCGGATGTGCGGCAGCGGTGACATGAAGCGGGTCCTCTCGCCGAGCGTCATCGGCCGGAGCCGTGGTCCATCGGGCGGTCGCCCCTGCTGCGGGAGGGACGAGCGATGCGATCGGCCGCCCTGCGGCGGGGAAGGCCGGTGTGATCGGTGA